A window of Apium graveolens cultivar Ventura chromosome 8, ASM990537v1, whole genome shotgun sequence contains these coding sequences:
- the LOC141680129 gene encoding protein FAR1-RELATED SEQUENCE 5-like translates to MDEENRVRGLVWVDPRSLNAYKNFGDVVTFDSTYRTNRWVLKTWLEAVDNKPHITIITDQDIALSNAISEVMPNTNHTYCTWHISSKFPEKLSTLYTQYSEFKTDFNACIYKSLSSTEFEGRWEDLKEKYDLENHNWLNDMYAIRRQWVFASTKQHFAADMTTTSRSESMNSFFDEYVKASTGLKEFIENSQKTLESQYLWEVQADFDTEYKERRLFSNSSMEIHASKIYTKEMFKRFQKELQKSQSFVVKSMKGCGDYLLKMYLVEKSTLPEINRRNFFLKVSIDGSYSCTWKKFEHSGMICRHMIRYLNKKQKTMIPQDLVTMRWTINGNKVAGPLPCTPRMLGNVVESQTARYSGLCKAFQGLSVIGSCSVPRKRGKREMEMWATAAMFHWWFRNETLRLRRISAFRLQI, encoded by the exons ATGGATGAGGAGAATCGGGTTAGGGGTTTGGTGTGGGTTGATCCTCGTTCGCTTAACGCGTACAAGAATTttggagatgtggtgactttcgACTCGACATATCGGACTAATAG ATGGGTTTTGAAGACTTGGTTGGAAGCGGTCGATAACAAGCCACATATTACCATTATTACGGATCAAGACATCGCTTTGAGTAATGCCATTTCCGAGGTTATGCCTAACACCAACCATACATATTGTACGTGGCATATTAGTAGCAAGTTTCCCGAGAAACTATCTACTTTGTATACTCAATACTCGGAGTTCAAGACGGATTTTAATGCATGTATCTACAAGTCATTGTCATCAACGGAATTTGAAGGTAGGTGGGAGGACTTGAAagagaaatatgatcttgaaaatCACAATTGGCTAAATGATATGTATGCGATTAGACGGCAATGGGTTTTTGCTTCCACGAAACAACATTTTGCCGCCGATATGACTACCACCTCAAGGAGCGAGTCCATGAATTCATTTTTTGATGAGTATGTGAAAGCGTCGACCGGTTtgaaagaattcattgagaattCACAAAAAACTTTGGAGTCACAATATTTATGGGAGGTTCAAGCCGATTTTGACACCGAGTACAAGGAAAGGAGACTATTCTCTAACTCGTCAATGGAGATACATGCCTCCAAGATATACACAAAAGAGATGTTTAAGCGATTTCAAAAAGAGCTTCAAAAAAGTCAATCTTTTGTTGTGAAAAGCATGAAAGGTTGTGGAGATTATCTTTTAAAGATGTATTTGGTAGAAAAGTCCACCTTGCCGGAGATTAATAGAAGGAATTTTTTTTTGAAGGTTTCCATCGACGGGAGTTATTCTTGTACATGGAAAAAATTTGAACATTCCGGGATGATTTGTAGACACATGATCCGTTACCTTAACAAGAAACAAAAGACGATGATACCGCAAGATCTTGTAACAATGAGGTGGACAATAAACGGAAACAAAGTTGCGGGACCTCTACCGTGTACCCCTCGGATGCTTGGTAATGTTGTAGAATCTCAAACGGCaagatatagtggattgtgtaaAGCTTTCCAAGGTTTGTCCGTTATTGGTAGTTGCTCCGTTCCGCG AAAAAGGGGAAAAAGGGAAATGGAGATGTGGGCCACAGCCGCAATGTTTCATTGGTGGttccgcaatgaaacattgcggctGCGGCGAATCTCAGCCTTCCGTTTACAGATTTAA
- the LOC141677217 gene encoding uncharacterized protein LOC141677217: MAGFLSFNNLAPKTKNIVVAGGLTSFVFGVYFYTMRAVGGTDELQVAIDKFEAEKGKSEAEVKA, encoded by the coding sequence ATGGCTGGGTTTTTAAGCTTTAATAACCTTGCACCAAAGACGAAAAATATAGTTGTTGCTGGAGGACTGACATCATTCGTCTTTGGGGTATACTTTTACACCATGAGAGCTGTTGGAGGTACAGATGAACTTCAGGTAGCTATTGATAAGTTTGAAGCAGAGAAAGGCAAAAGTGAAGCTGAAGTGAAGGCCTGA
- the LOC141677216 gene encoding (+)-neomenthol dehydrogenase — MNSKEPNTTSSFPSFPSIRWWSKETVAIVTGANKGIGYAMVKRLSELGVTVILTARDTARGLKAVETLKGLGLDVYFHCLDISNHASILEFASWFKCEFGKLDILVNNAAISYNEIHENSVEHADEVIQTNYYGPKSLIEALFPFFSRSLTTTRVLNLSSRLGLLNKVKNSKIKQTLLYEEQLSEDQIDKIVNLFIDDVKKGRWSSRGWPENWTDYAVSKLALNAYSKVLANRYQGRGLSVNCFCPGHTQTSMTHGTGNYTADAAAELGVNIALIPAKDLPTGKFFLRSSRGVYFNAYSKL, encoded by the exons ATGAATTCCAAGGAACCAAACACCACCTCCTCATTTCCTTCATTCCCTTCCATCAG ATGGTGGTCGAAGGAGACAGTGGCCATAGTGACAGGAGCTAACAAGGGAATCGGCTATGCCATGGTGAAAAGGTTGTCGGAATTGGGAGTGACAGTGATCTTAACGGCCAGGGATACTGCAAGGGGATTAAAGGCAGTTGAAACATTGAAAGGTTTAGGATTAGATGTTTATTTTCATTGCTTAGATATATCCAATCATGCCTCTATCTTGGAGTTTGCATCTTGGTTTAAATGTGAATTCGGAAAGCTGGATATACTG GTGAACAATGCTGCCATATCTTACAACGAGATCCATGAAAACTCAGTGGAACATGCAGATGAAGTTATACAAACAAATTATTATGGACCAAAATCACTTATCGAAGCTCTGTTTCCTTTCTTTTCTCGCTCCCTAACAACAACTCGGGTGCTCAATCTTAGCTCAAGACTCGGCTTGTTAAAC AAGGTgaaaaattcgaaaatcaaacagACACTTCTATACGAAGAACAACTATCCGAGGATCAAATTGACAAAATAGTCAACTTATTTATCGATGACGTGAAGAAAGGGCGGTGGAGCAGTCGTGGTTGGCCAGAAAACTGGACGGATTATGCTGTTTCCAAGCTTGCACTCAACGCATACTCAAAGGTATTGGCTAATCGTTACCAAGGGCGGGGTTTAAGTGTTAATTGTTTTTGTCCTGGACACACTCAAACATCTATGACACATGGCACCGGTAACTACACGGCGGATGCAGCGGCAGAGCTAGGAGTGAATATTGCTTTGATTCCGGCTAAAGATTTACCTACTGGGAAATTTTTCTTAAGGTCTAGCCGTGGTGTATATTTTAACGCTTATTCCAAGCTATAA